The Haliotis asinina isolate JCU_RB_2024 chromosome 16, JCU_Hal_asi_v2, whole genome shotgun sequence DNA segment ttgctgtgttcctctgcctccagacccgagtacgaccgtccaccatgtgcagcaagaaccggctctcatctgagaaatggaccttcctccaagaggcaatgttccagtgcaaacggtcattacaccaggccagtcgggctgccttatgggctggagacagtctgggtcgcttgattggcctccttgcccggtatcctgcagctttcagacgattccgaacagtcctgttcgagatgggtctccctggaagccactcctgtctcaaccgagagctcgagtcgaaggacctgcgccgtacaagtctcagtaaagctctgtcctcccggactgtggtcttcctgggtcttcctggtctaggcaggtctttaacttcattagtggcccggtattttttcaaaagttttgaaattatggaatgatgtcgtccgatttgagtcccgatttgtcttagagacataccagcattcctcatgccgattatttgccaacgagtggcctctgataatttcctacgtgccatgacattgaaatgaatgaaaaaccgaatgcaatcgacaacctgcgcttgtaaacaccccagggaaaaagtgcatttttcgaaagttgaggttaaagcaatgcacgtgcgctgtgcaagcttcacgcgcgtcatatcaacccatgaaaagctcatgctgtatgtcaatacatcaaaattgaataatcaatcatcaaaattacttcgttaaactttgttaagtttttatgtgtctttgaatttggtgttgcttaattaatttccatatgtatagaaaatgtgatTCTTTTGTATGGCCACCTGTCAGGGTGATTCAGATTTGATCAGAGATATCAGGGtgattttatgttgcttttagcaatattcaagcaatatcttCAGCGTAGTGAGTTAAAGCGTTAACCACCAAGGTAGCCAATCGCCTCTAAAATGAATGAGTACAAGCTGTGGGAAGAACTGTAAAGATGTTGAAGGATATGTGATTCTTTTGTTAATATAGATAATCTGtctgtgtgagagtgagtttggtttcatgccGCTTTTTCATTATATGATCCTACCATCGAAGGTCTCTCCGTGTGGCAGAGCTATGGACCTGCGTAGCCTCCCCTTGCTGAACATACGAGTCAAGGAGCCAAACACTGGGATCCGGTGCCTCTTCTTGGTGTCATGTTCTGGGAGCTCATGACTTGTGTTGAGCTGCTTGTTGGGGTTTGTGAATGAGTTGACGCTCAAGTCATGACTAGGTGTGCTCGTCTTTACTGAAAACATTACAGATTTGTATATATCTAATGGTGCTTTATTTTCCTTGGAGAATGTTTCATTACTAGATGTGTTCGTACTTAAAGAAACATCCTCAAAGTTACATATACTTGATGCTTCATGACTTCACTGACAGCATCACAGATTTTCGCTTAGATAATCATGGTTTTtgtcacccactcacccacttggGGAATGAATTTTGACTACATGTGTAAGTCTTTACTGAAAATAGCTCTGAACTGCAAACCTGCATTGGTGCTCCCTGTCCCTAGATAACTGAATAGTTTACTGAAACCTCCCAACATCCTCTACTTAATGGTGCTGCATAAGGGGAATGCTTCATTACTTGGCAGGCTAgtctttttttcatgaaaccaattatgataattctgaaacgctGACTATGAACCTAGAATCGGttaggatgtttgcgaaaatacacatacacagatgCCGAAGTGTGATTTCTGCTATACTGGATAGCATTAACAAGATCACATTTCacgaaggccggtattgagacgcctattacatcacgtatatttcataggCAGCTGggacaaatgcatcactgaattccccatatatTTTAGAATCAAATTGCAAGTGGTCTTTGACATCGATACCAACTGTCTggataaaacaaaatgaaagataTTGGGTGTGAAAATGAACTCTGTGTTCAAAAGACTGCacttgtttcaaatgtaaacaaaggaaCATTCCGATTTTACTGTCTAGCATTTACTGAAATTATCCAACATCCAGCTGCCTATTCATTGGTTTGAATGGATCAACACCTTTAGAATATGCATGGAAAGAGCATCATAGCAAGATATAGGAATTTGAAAATAAGATACAATGCAATGATTTGATAATTCGAAAGAAATTGTCAATGTTTGTGCACACTATGAAGCCATGACCCAAAATCACACAGAACGACAGTAATTATCATCATTTCTCGTCATACTTACAACGAAaatgatatatacacataacaataCACAGGTAGTCAGATTCATTCTGATTACTTTCATCTCATATTTTTGTAGAAACGATCCTTGAATCAAGAGAAGAGTCCTTGCAAAATCCTTTTTACCCTTGTGAGTGAAGTCGCCATTTTGTAGTGAAGctgatatttcattatgaaactACTTTCAGTATATACATTTAGTTGTTTCCAATATCACATCATATGTGGATCATGcattttcattctttgaaagtttttgattgtttgaataatatttacatatgaaaTTGAGACATTTAGTGTAGTATATACTTGCTCTTTTTCTTActatttttctttttcacatACAACAAGGAAACTCACCATTTTTGTTTCTGGATGATTGATTTTAGCAATCCTACGTTAGTCATCAGCAACTTAGACTCTGGATCTTAACTTTACGATTGACCTGAGTAAGATTGGTTAGTGGAAATTGGTATGCGGATCGAAACATCACACTAAGACTGGGATTTCAGGGGGTTTCGACAGTCAGGGGGCTAAGATCATTTAGTGGAATGGGACCCAGAACTACTTGTCGGCATTTCATGTTGCCTGGGAACAAAGTCGCAACAAGGTgagcacaaacagtttcatcggtaCAGCGGATGCCCAGTCACTGCCAGGAGTTTTATTGACAAAGGAAATCCATAAGTTAAATTACATAAAAAGCAAGCAAATACTGACACTATTTATTCGACATTGTTAACATCTCTACAGATTCAAATGCCTTAATAAGTAAAAATAGCAAGCAAAAATTCTGTAAGATCAGTTGTCTAGTGACAACAGGCAATATATGAATAGggatatttttgtgtgaaatagaagAATGTATTTTTCATCACCCTAGATTAGTAAAATAGACACTTTAAGTGATATTAAAGATATAAATGAAGTTTGTCTTAAATGATGGAAAACCCCTGTCACTGTGATACCATGACACCAGCTGGACTAACCTGAAAAGCTATCATCCCGGGAAGCATCGGACTGAGACATGGTTTCATACGGTGGCAGCTCCTCACTGGCGATAGTGCTGGCAACACTGTGGGTAGTGTGATCAGCCTCAGATGCACTCGAAGACTTGTTGGGGTCAACAGTATTGGTCTTCAACTGTGGAGGACAGTGAGTGATTGTTGTTTTACAACAGCAATACTTCACCTGACGGAACACTTTCATTTGGTCAGCAAGGTTCATTGAGAGGTTTACATATTGAGTTCAGTTTATATcactgctttgaacagtattccagtcacATCATGGTGTGTTACTTTGATGTAGGAcgaatgatgagtgagtgacttaatatttattgtcacattGACCATACCATGACAAGAAAAATCTAAACTTTCAACTTAAAATTGAAGTGATGAAAGCCACAGATTTTACGAGTAACTAGGGCAGACTGGGTATGGTGCAACCAaatctaaagtgagtgagtgagtgagtgaacattagtgagtatggttttatgctgctttttgaaatattccagcaatatcacgatggggggaCGTCAGAAATAGgcgtcacatattgtacccatgttggaaatTGAAGCCAGATCTTACaggtgacaagtgaatgcttttactactaggctacccacatCAACCCTTTCAAATCTAGACACAATGAGGGGTGGGGGTTGAAGGAACAAAAAGACTTGAAACAACATTTCTTCACATATGCCAGAATTGGAATAACCCTTAACATGTCTACTGCCACCACAAATATGTAGTAGAATGGGACCCAGAACTCTGCTCGAATTTGCTACAAAGAATGCCAGGAGATGTTTGTTTCTGGTGCCTATTTTGCCAAAATGAGAAACTTGTTTCAGGACTGATGTAGCAATAACTCGTTGTGGCAAACTTGACTAGAATTGATACTATAAATATACTTGTAAGAGGCAGTCAACATCTTAACCCATACAGAACTTGAGTGTGGGTAGTGTACCTCTGCTAGTTCCACCTCAAGCTTCTTGAGAGCTTGGTCTTTGTTGTCGCACTGAGACCGCAGACTGACAGCACGCTCTGCTGCTTCCTGGGCCTTCTTGATGATCCGCCACTTCTCACGCTCGCACTCCTCCTTCTCCATGGCAAGCTGGAGGCCGCCacattacatatttataattaagTGCTTgaacttttaaaacattttattacTACTTATCAGTACATGCAGCAAAGTAACAGAACagaacaaaatgttatggatgacagcttctttaatgtgtgtcacaacattgtcatccataatatttgACTTTTACCTGAATATCAACCTCATCTGTCTTATCAGTTTAATGTTTAGACATAAAAAATCCTTACATGTACTTATCCCCAATTATTATGCATCAATGCATAATAACTTCTTAGCATTCCTAGCAACTACAGCAGTTTGCATCCTAAAGAGTAGTCAGTTGTGATGTGAGACGCAGAGGTATGAAAATGTCTACGGAAAGAAGCTGGGTTCCTCAAGTGAGTTATTTTATTGttcttaaaatgaaaatataaattttcAACATTTAAAGTAAACTATCTGTCCACTAAGACGACATAGCTGCCCCACCTGTTTGATGGTCTGATCGCTCTCGTGGACGCGCTGCTCATAGTTGCGGATGAAGTCCCTCAGCTCAGATTCTTTGTCCTCCAGCGTGGTGTACAGCTGTTTCATCTGATTCAGCAGGTCAAGCTTCTCCCCCTTTAGTCGCTTCCGGTCTGCCTTCATCGCTGAAACACGACAGTAACATGTGTCATTAGCTTCATCACGGAAACACGATATGCCTGTCATTGTATGACACCTATTATCATATACCCATGAATAATATGGACCATTTTGCACATACAACACTTGCTGTTGGCGTTATGTCCATACTGGCTGAAAATACATATCAGTCCTTGAGCTGAAAATCCATATCAGACGTACTGCTGAGCTACTAAACTGGCACAGAATAAACACAAATGTCAACTAAAAATCAACTGAGAGAGTTACGTCCTTGAGTCGTCTGCTCAAGTAGCTGTCCATCAAATAATAAGGAAGTATGAGTTCTAACTTTGACAGAGATGTTTTGGCTGCTCTTGCCGGCAGAATCATGGAGTTAGACGAAATTGTAAATAATGAAACACAGATGACATCATGACTACTGGTCAAAAAAGGTATTGATATCACAGTTTCCCTTTCATCAATCATATCAGCCCGTGGACTGATATTACTGGCGAAAGGAATATTGTCAtgtaacaaataaaaaaacaaaaccaaaaaaaaccatcCAAAAGCAAGAAAACCCTATTGAATTTCTTGATCAAAGACAGAAAGCAGTAGGatacaaagggacataactctgtctCCCTTAATAAGCAAAGCAGCTTTATGACCAGAGCAGACGTCCACCAGAACTTGGAACAACCTgtcttgagtgagtgtgttattTCAGTCAGCCATATATACCAGGCAGCACTCTGGCACTGTTTAGTGCAACATTTGCAACCGGAATATCTTACTGGCGAAAAATGGAAAGCATCACTGTAGTAATCACCGTtactttttgtcatgtttatcaaATTAGAAGGGGAAATGGAAACACTGAAAGGAAATAATTTCATGGAAttcaaaaagaaatatttatccTTGTGGAAAGTTGAGATCTTTCTGTAATAAAAATGACGAAATTGTTAGaccatatatgtatatttactgcttttattcaattattttcttttgaaattagctgtttcagtttcatgcagtttatggatgtaaacattattttaaaatatataacagCAAAGTAATAGGGAGTATTTTGTATAAATTCTTTCCACCAATGAGCTGTATAGCAACTGTCACCCTACTAGagaatacaatacatgtatacaccttCTCTACTAACGAGTACAATTTTTAGTCCATATAATGACACTGGAATGGACGAGATGAGATCCAGGTTGCACAAATTTATTCTCAGCCATTGACCTGGTGAGTATTTCCACAGACGAGGCAAACTGAATGTCTGTCCTGGAAGAGGAATCTGATGTTTATTTACAACAGATAGAATCTGTTGGCTCATGTGCTGACATTTTCTAAGGTGAAATAAAACAACCTTCAACACACAGTCCCATCTGTGGTCCAAGATCACCttacaagggacacaactccatCTCTCCTGGAATCCAGTCTGTTGGTCAGAAATGGAAGATGCTTTTCACACCTTTCAATAGGATGAGACAGAGGAAGTTAAAGTCAGCTTATAAAGGGAGAGAAATTCGGTTCAGTCTACACTGAGAGAGACTGTAAAAGTCTGGAAACAATTGGGTTGACCATATCTGTCTCCACTGGTATATTGTGATTGAAAACATACTCCTTAATTGGTTTTCCATGATGGCTGTAAAACTCTTAGACAATTTTTGTAAATGACCTATTGTGAGTGTCTACAGAAAAGCTTTTGTTCCACTTGCTCATTGCTGCACActgtacattgtacatgtgaTATGGAATATGTAATCAAGTTATTTAGTCACTTGATTCTTTCATCATGTAAATGTAAAAGTGACCTATTAACCTCGAAAACCCTGTTGATTCATTAAGTGGGTGAACAACATAACCTCAAGCACTATAAAGGCTTTATATAATAGTATTACAGTATCATCAATACTACACATATTTGGACCTGTTGTGAGCTAAATCATTACGAACAAAATCACTGGGCACACCTTTCATATCAAGGGGGAGAAAACCCATCTTGAAGTTCTTCCTTCACCCTGCTGCATTGATATTTACGTTAACAAAGGGAAACGACTTACATTtcaaaggggagacaactcacctTGAAGTGCTTCCTTGGCCCTGTTGACTTCCTGGCGAGTCTGAATGAGCTCCAGCTTGAGTTCCCCATAACTTGGTTGATCACTGCTGACAGCCTTGGCCAACTTTAGTTCCTGAACCTCTCGCGTGAGCGACTTGACTGAGGCCTCCAGGCGGAGGTTCTCTTCCTTCATCTTTGTCAACTCATTCTCCTCGTCTGACTTGTGCCGCAGGCAGTCTAGGAAGAGATATACACATGGAGTAATTCATGGCGGCGAACTCGTCAGAAGTGGTTTAACATCAATAATTTCAGGCTGGTGGCATTTTAGTTATCAGGACTACATGAAAGCATACTTTAGCAAGTGAGTAGTGTGAGTGAGCATGCTTTTAAGCCACctttagcaatcttccagcaatataacaacagagtcaccagaaatggacttcacatattgtactcaagTGAGGAATTGAACTCGGGACTTTGGCATGGACAGCAACCAGGCTATCCACCAGGTTATCCTACCCCCAGGGTCTTATGACAAATCAATGCTTTGACCACCTGTCAGATTTTATCACACATTATTTCTACAGCTAGACATTAATCAGTTCAGAATAATCTTGAGGGCCTTAAGTTATTGCTGAGATAATGAAATGCTTTTGCCAAATCACCTTAATGACAAGAATGCCTCATCACAACACTCCTATAGATTAAAAATGATGATTTTTTAAGTCAGAAGGTTTGAAAGATTTCACTTTTTCCAATGCAGCTTTCATGGATATTAAACAGGGATTCAGTGGTAGATAAGGACACTAAAATTTTCTTCATAAAATGTATATGACAACAGGATTAAAACAGCTTTAACATCTGGCACTAATTCCAGATCCATTATCATCCCAGCATCTTTCAGTGACAGGATTATTCTGTCAGCATAAAGTCCCAGATTTGTCGCAGGTGATCATACTTACTGTCACTCTCTGACTGTGTTGCCTTTTCCACCTTGAGGTCGTTGGTGAGGGTGATCTGTGATAGCCTCTTGTTGGTATCTGCCAGCTCTGCGCGTAGTACGTTCACTTCCTGGTTGGCTGCCTGGATTGATCCGTCAATCTTCACTGCAAGTTGCCGATTATCATCAACCATTTTCCGAAATTTGGATTGAGCATCTATAAGTAGTCCACGGATTAAAACCATGGAGGATTTGAGAGTTTCTCGTTCCCGTGGTGACAGGTCCttctcaaggtcaaggtcgacaTTATTTTGGGCGAAGATGTATTGCACGATTTGGTCATTCAGTGAGTCCAAGGATTGAATGGCTGCaaaaaaatgtcaaattaaATTGACTGGGAATGAAATCTATTTGCAAATTTATAGGCCAATCAAAACATGGAAGAAATATCACTTTCAGAGGACCAGATCTGCCATAGGCAGACACATTATAGCAGGTAAACATGGAATATGTACTCAATGCAAGGATCGATTATAGCTTGTTTAACTTGTATCGCATTAAGGGGTGTCCAGTATATAGTCATATTGCAATACCACTCATATCATACATACTTATTAAAAAATTGACAAATGACATCTTGCGGTATGCTTTAGTCAAAATGCATATAATGAAATagtggtttggtttggttgttgttttatggtgcacttagtaatattccagcaatatcatggtggccTGTAAGTAATATGTGTTATTTTGACCATCTCATGTAAAGATATACCAAAGGATCACTAAAAGAAATGAATTCAAGATCAACAAAATTTTATGAATGAAGACCGAGTTTCTAAGAATATGTATGGTATAATTTCACTGTTTAATGATCAACTTTTTTTCTGTATGACAAAATTCCATTTTTTGAGATTCAAACAACCcaagctacaataaaacacatttaaagtGCACTGACAGCCAACCTTTATTGCTGTGTGGTAATACTTCAATACACCTGTAAACCTGAATTGACATAACACACCTGTGCTTGCCATCAATGAATAACAGGCATTGCAGATAATTCTTCATTTCCTTATTAGACAATATGTTTAAGGACAACTCATATATAATACCTTTCATATCTCTAATCCTTCCACACATTTCTAAAGACAAATTGAATAACTATCAATAAAGTTaactataaatataaatatatatcaacaaATCTATATATCTTCCTGTCGGAGGCAGACTGACCTATGGAAGGTCAAGGCTGCCATTAAAGTTCTTTCAGCAAAAGCTGCAGGCAAATGCAGTTGCCAGATCACACGATTCAATGCACAATGAAACAtgtatgaaacattgtgttaaAACCTTTTGATGACTTCATTCATTATGATGATACATCACTCCACTCTTGAATGTGCTATTTTTATTCTTAAGAAATATACAAATGTGTCATTTTTTGTAACAGACATAGCTGTTAATCCCTTTAAAATATTGAGTTGATGAAACTTAATTATATCAACAATCAATATCTGTATTATTTACCAGTGTCATAGATCAAAGGAGATCCAAGTGTCTTAGAAGTCCTTGGAATTCAAGGACCTTAAAGTAAACAATGTTTTCTTATGTTTGATTACCATTTTAAAA contains these protein-coding regions:
- the LOC137267519 gene encoding kazrin-like isoform X7, with protein sequence MALKEYRINLVKAIQSLDSLNDQIVQYIFAQNNVDLDLEKDLSPRERETLKSSMVLIRGLLIDAQSKFRKMVDDNRQLAVKIDGSIQAANQEVNVLRAELADTNKRLSQITLTNDLKVEKATQSESDNCLRHKSDEENELTKMKEENLRLEASVKSLTREVQELKLAKAVSSDQPSYGELKLELIQTRQEVNRAKEALQAMKADRKRLKGEKLDLLNQMKQLYTTLEDKESELRDFIRNYEQRVHESDQTIKQLAMEKEECEREKWRIIKKAQEAAERAVSLRSQCDNKDQALKKLEVELAELKTNTVDPNKSSSASEADHTTHSVASTIASEELPPYETMSQSDASRDDSFSVKTSTPSHDLSVNSFTNPNKQLNTSHELPEHDTKKRHRIPVFGSLTRMFSKGRLRRSIALPHGETFDDPGHPKLALLSPDNYQEKLALVNGLKGVHMTNWKANQVLAWLEISLSMPMYGKMCAENIKSGKVLLGLSDSDLGAALGITNSIHRRKLRLAIEEQRDPGEIKYSKAANIDHTWVSHRWIPDLGLPQHAAMFESQLADGRLLNQLSKKDLEKHFNVHRKFHQASILHAVELLRLLNFDKELLTERRTQCEDNNTDPLVWSNDRVMKWIRSIELGEYVQNLRESGVHGALMVLEPSFTADTLATALGIPLSKSYLRRHIATELEAVIKPARAALDTPNNNTKMRINGTGSVGRSFIRSYRSASLDDGGPKSRLSFRGSLGRAFGRKIKDDLRMTFDSDVTPKSRRGIKISDPIPIQHNHSLDSIVEPDSTTV
- the LOC137267519 gene encoding kazrin-like isoform X5 produces the protein MALKEYRINLVKAIQSLDSLNDQIVQYIFAQNNVDLDLEKDLSPRERETLKSSMVLIRGLLIDAQSKFRKMVDDNRQLAVKIDGSIQAANQEVNVLRAELADTNKRLSQITLTNDLKVEKATQSESDNCLRHKSDEENELTKMKEENLRLEASVKSLTREVQELKLAKAVSSDQPSYGELKLELIQTRQEVNRAKEALQAMKADRKRLKGEKLDLLNQMKQLYTTLEDKESELRDFIRNYEQRVHESDQTIKQLAMEKEECEREKWRIIKKAQEAAERAVSLRSQCDNKDQALKKLEVELAELKTNTVDPNKSSSASEADHTTHSVASTIASEELPPYETMSQSDASRDDSFSVKTSTPSHDLSVNSFTNPNKQLNTSHELPEHDTKKRHRIPVFGSLTRMFSKGRLRRSIALPHGETFDDPGHPKLALLSPDNYQEKLALVNGLKGVHMTNWKANQVLAWLEISLSMPMYGKMCAENIKSGKVLLGLSDSDLGAALGITNSIHRRKLRLAIEEQRDPGEIKYSKAANIDHTWVSHRWIPDLGLPQHAAMFESQLADGRLLNQLSKKDLEKHFNVHRKFHQASILHAVELLRLLNFDKELLTERRTQCEDNNTDPLVWSNDRVMKWIRSIELGEYVQNLRESGVHGALMVLEPSFTADTLATALGIPLSKSYLRRHIATELEAVIKPARSYLAGLKLLRAALDTPNNNTKMRINGTGSVGRSFIRSYRSASLDDGGPKSRLSFRGSLGRAFGRKIKDDLRMTFDSDVTPKSRRGIKISDPIPIQHNHSLDSIVEPDSTTV
- the LOC137267519 gene encoding kazrin-like isoform X6; translated protein: MDLELAIQSLDSLNDQIVQYIFAQNNVDLDLEKDLSPRERETLKSSMVLIRGLLIDAQSKFRKMVDDNRQLAVKIDGSIQAANQEVNVLRAELADTNKRLSQITLTNDLKVEKATQSESDNCLRHKSDEENELTKMKEENLRLEASVKSLTREVQELKLAKAVSSDQPSYGELKLELIQTRQEVNRAKEALQAMKADRKRLKGEKLDLLNQMKQLYTTLEDKESELRDFIRNYEQRVHESDQTIKQLAMEKEECEREKWRIIKKAQEAAERAVSLRSQCDNKDQALKKLEVELAELKTNTVDPNKSSSASEADHTTHSVASTIASEELPPYETMSQSDASRDDSFSVKTSTPSHDLSVNSFTNPNKQLNTSHELPEHDTKKRHRIPVFGSLTRMFSKGRLRRSIALPHGETFDDPGHPKLALLSPDNYQEKLALVNGLKGVHMTNWKANQVLAWLEISLSMPMYGKMCAENIKSGKVLLGLSDSDLGAALGITNSIHRRKLRLAIEEQRDPGEIKYSKAANIDHTWVSHRWIPDLGLPQHAAMFESQLADGRLLNQLSKKDLEKHFNVHRKFHQASILHAVELLRLLNFDKELLTERRTQCEDNNTDPLVWSNDRVMKWIRSIELGEYVQNLRESGVHGALMVLEPSFTADTLATALGIPLSKSYLRRHIATELEAVIKPARSYLAGLKLLRAALDTPNNNTKMRINGTGSVGRSFIRSYRSASLDDGGPKSRLSFRGSLGRAFGRKIKDDLRMTFDSDVTPKSRRGIKISDPIPIQHNHSLDSIVEPDSTTV